From Acidobacteriota bacterium, a single genomic window includes:
- a CDS encoding radical SAM protein, with amino-acid sequence MPGHRFHLTLTERCNARCAHCYWDAAGVHADPGLDRVAQILSEFRRFARAHGERGRRILTLSGGEPTLRDDLKAVIRLARRRGFRVRLATNAMALDAARARSLRQAGLRMVQVSVDGAEPATFEQVRGPGSWAPTRAGIEALRDAGLFVILSLVLLPEANLEEAPRLLDLTRTLGVAGAKFARPVHAGEAARYDLAGAADYWDAYRRILAHAREIGYRRPLLLFDPLAHRLVARHPDLTRGLWGLDTALCRCERTELVEVNGATGDVYYCRLRQPLGSLDRDDLVGLWRTHPALEAIRRRSPAAACAACPAWAGCRGGCPAVTHGRTGVVANQDTDCPAVSAQGTPPATLPAGSYPRPARPSLPAAACRASRLLRSVAFYTVLRNRG; translated from the coding sequence ATGCCGGGACACCGCTTCCACCTCACGCTCACCGAGCGCTGCAACGCCCGCTGCGCTCACTGCTACTGGGACGCGGCCGGTGTCCATGCCGATCCCGGTCTCGACCGCGTGGCGCAGATTCTTTCGGAGTTCCGCCGGTTCGCGCGCGCCCACGGCGAGCGGGGCCGGCGCATCCTGACCCTGAGCGGCGGCGAACCCACCCTGCGCGACGACCTCAAGGCGGTGATCCGCCTGGCCCGGCGGCGGGGCTTCCGCGTGCGCCTGGCCACCAACGCCATGGCGCTCGACGCAGCGCGGGCCCGGTCGCTCCGGCAGGCCGGCCTGCGGATGGTGCAGGTCAGCGTGGACGGAGCGGAGCCGGCGACGTTCGAGCAGGTGCGCGGCCCGGGCTCCTGGGCGCCGACGCGGGCCGGCATCGAAGCGCTGCGGGACGCGGGACTGTTCGTGATCCTCAGCCTCGTCCTGCTGCCGGAGGCGAACCTGGAGGAGGCGCCCCGGCTCCTGGACCTGACCCGGACGCTCGGGGTGGCCGGCGCCAAGTTCGCCCGGCCGGTGCACGCCGGAGAGGCCGCGCGCTACGATCTGGCCGGCGCGGCGGATTACTGGGACGCCTACCGCCGGATCCTGGCGCACGCCCGGGAAATCGGCTACCGCCGGCCGCTGCTCCTGTTCGACCCGCTGGCCCACCGCCTCGTCGCCCGCCACCCGGATCTGACCCGGGGGCTGTGGGGACTGGACACCGCGCTGTGCCGCTGCGAGCGGACCGAGCTCGTGGAGGTCAACGGCGCCACCGGCGACGTGTACTATTGTCGCCTGCGCCAGCCGCTGGGCAGCCTGGACCGCGACGACCTGGTGGGGCTCTGGCGCACTCACCCGGCGCTCGAGGCCATCCGCCGGCGGTCACCCGCAGCCGCCTGCGCCGCCTGCCCCGCGTGGGCGGGGTGCCGCGGGGGCTGCCCCGCCGTCACCCACGGACGCACCGGAGTGGTCGCAAACCAGGACACCGACTGCCCCGCCGTGAGCGCTCAGGGCACGCCACCCGCCACGCTGCCCGCCGGCTCGTACCCGCGTCCGGCCCGGCCGTCGCTCCCCGCCGCCGCCTGCCGCGCCA
- a CDS encoding glutamine--tRNA ligase/YqeY domain fusion protein, which translates to MNTGDYKTNKATGEPAPVPAAGNFIEEIILEDLRTGKNDGRVHTRFPPEPNGYLHIGHAKSICLNFGLALKFGGQCNLRFDDTNPTKEDVEYVESIQEDIRWLGFDWGDRLFYASDYFEQLYQWAEFLIQKGKAYVCDLTADEIRDGRGTLTRPGEASKYRDRPVAENLDLFRRMRAGEFPDGTRVLRARIDMSSPNLNLRDPVLYRILHRDHHRTGGAWCIYPMYDFAHGQSDAIEGITHSICTLEFEDHRPLYDWFVEELELPHRPRQYEFARLNMTYTVMSKRKLLRLVTEGRVSGWDDPRMPTIAGMRRRGFTPAAIRNFCERIGVAKKNSTVDYALLEHCLREDLEQHAPRVMAVLRPLKVVIENYPEGQVEWLDADNNPNVPTAGTRKVPFARELYIEQDDFREDPPKKYFRLYPGNEVRLKHAYYIRCERVVKDPATGAISELRCTYDPASRGGATPDGRTVRGTLHWVSAAHAVRAEVRLYDQLFAVENPDDVPEGQDFTVNLNPHSLEVIPDARVEPGLAAAAPGSRFQFLRQGYFCTDPDTSPERPVFNRTVTLKDSWAKIEKKQTDS; encoded by the coding sequence ATGAACACCGGTGACTACAAGACCAATAAAGCAACCGGCGAACCCGCACCGGTTCCGGCGGCGGGCAACTTCATCGAGGAGATCATCCTCGAGGACCTGCGCACGGGCAAGAACGACGGCCGGGTCCACACCCGCTTCCCACCCGAGCCGAACGGTTACCTTCACATCGGCCACGCCAAGAGCATCTGCCTGAACTTCGGGCTCGCCCTCAAGTTCGGCGGCCAGTGCAACCTGCGCTTCGACGACACCAATCCCACCAAGGAAGACGTGGAGTACGTCGAGTCCATCCAGGAGGACATCCGCTGGCTCGGCTTCGATTGGGGGGACCGGCTCTTTTACGCCTCCGACTACTTCGAGCAGCTGTACCAGTGGGCCGAATTCCTGATCCAGAAAGGGAAGGCCTACGTCTGCGACCTTACCGCCGATGAGATCCGCGACGGCCGCGGCACCCTGACCCGGCCGGGCGAAGCAAGCAAGTACCGCGACCGCCCGGTGGCGGAGAACCTCGACCTGTTCCGCCGCATGCGCGCCGGCGAGTTCCCCGACGGCACCCGGGTGCTCCGGGCCCGGATCGACATGAGCTCGCCGAACCTGAACCTGCGCGACCCGGTGCTGTACCGCATCCTGCACCGCGACCACCACCGCACTGGCGGCGCCTGGTGCATCTATCCCATGTACGACTTCGCCCATGGCCAGTCGGACGCCATCGAGGGGATCACCCACTCCATCTGCACGCTGGAGTTCGAGGACCACCGACCGCTGTACGACTGGTTCGTCGAGGAACTGGAGCTGCCCCACCGGCCCCGGCAGTACGAATTCGCCCGGCTGAACATGACCTACACGGTGATGAGCAAGCGCAAACTGCTGCGCCTCGTGACCGAGGGGCGCGTCAGCGGCTGGGACGACCCGCGCATGCCCACCATCGCCGGGATGCGCCGGCGCGGCTTCACTCCGGCGGCCATCCGGAATTTCTGCGAGCGGATCGGCGTGGCCAAGAAAAACTCCACGGTGGATTATGCGCTGCTGGAGCACTGCCTCCGCGAGGACCTGGAGCAGCACGCGCCGCGGGTCATGGCGGTGCTGCGGCCTCTGAAGGTGGTGATCGAGAATTACCCCGAAGGGCAGGTGGAGTGGCTCGATGCGGACAACAATCCGAACGTCCCGACCGCCGGCACACGCAAAGTGCCGTTTGCCCGCGAGCTCTATATCGAGCAGGACGACTTCCGCGAGGACCCGCCGAAGAAGTACTTCCGGCTCTACCCGGGCAACGAGGTGCGCCTCAAGCACGCCTACTACATCCGCTGCGAGCGGGTGGTCAAGGACCCGGCCACCGGCGCGATCAGCGAACTGCGGTGCACCTACGACCCGGCCTCGCGCGGTGGAGCCACCCCCGACGGCCGGACCGTCCGCGGCACGCTCCACTGGGTGTCGGCGGCGCACGCCGTGCGCGCCGAGGTCCGGCTCTACGACCAGCTCTTCGCCGTGGAGAATCCCGACGACGTGCCCGAGGGGCAGGACTTCACGGTGAACCTGAACCCGCACTCCCTGGAAGTGATCCCCGACGCGCGGGTGGAGCCGGGCCTGGCCGCGGCGGCCCCCGGGAGCCGGTTCCAGTTCCTGCGTCAAGGTTACTTCTGCACCGACCCGGATACGTCGCCGGAGCGCCCGGTGTTCAACCGCACTGTGACGCTGAAGGACTCCTGGGCCAAGATCGAGAAGAAGCAAACGGATTCATGA
- a CDS encoding glycosyltransferase family 2 protein, producing the protein MTTGTTAGAAAFDVTVVMPCLNEADTLAACIRKAQAGLAAAGVRGEIVVADNGSTDGSPDIARGLGARVVPVAQRGYGMALMKGIEAAGGLFIIMGDADDSYDFTEIPRFVEAWRAGAELVQGCRLPGGGGRVLPGAMPWSHRWIGNPLFTRLARWWFRSPIHDVYCGLRGFTPELYRRLDLRCAGMEYATEMIIKASLLGARVAEVPITLHPDGRKSHKPHLRTLRDGWRTLRFLLLFSPRWLFRVPGWCLIALGAAGYTVALPGLRVRGVTFDAHTLLFASLWIICGFQSLLFGTFARIYGRIIGLLPGEPPAAGRRTRTLERGLLLSSAAVMAGVLLLGWAMLYWWETGLGALDYAKTMRWVIPGSTLTVLGFQGILASFFIGVLELKHR; encoded by the coding sequence ATGACCACCGGCACTACCGCCGGCGCGGCGGCATTCGACGTGACCGTGGTGATGCCCTGCCTGAACGAGGCGGACACGCTGGCCGCCTGTATCCGCAAGGCGCAGGCCGGCCTGGCTGCGGCCGGCGTCCGGGGCGAGATCGTCGTGGCGGACAACGGCAGCACCGACGGTTCGCCCGACATCGCCCGCGGCCTCGGCGCACGGGTCGTCCCGGTGGCCCAGCGGGGATACGGCATGGCCCTGATGAAAGGGATCGAGGCGGCCGGCGGACTTTTCATCATCATGGGCGACGCGGACGACAGCTACGACTTCACCGAGATCCCGCGCTTCGTCGAGGCATGGCGGGCGGGCGCGGAACTGGTCCAGGGCTGCCGCCTGCCCGGCGGCGGCGGCCGCGTGCTGCCCGGCGCCATGCCCTGGTCCCATCGGTGGATCGGCAACCCCCTCTTCACCCGGCTGGCCCGGTGGTGGTTCCGCTCGCCCATCCATGACGTGTACTGCGGGCTCCGGGGTTTCACCCCCGAGCTGTACCGGCGGCTGGATCTGCGCTGCGCCGGTATGGAGTACGCCACGGAGATGATCATCAAGGCGAGCCTGCTGGGCGCCCGCGTCGCCGAGGTGCCCATCACCCTGCATCCCGACGGCCGGAAGTCCCACAAGCCGCACCTGCGCACCCTGCGCGACGGCTGGCGCACCCTGCGGTTCCTGCTGCTGTTCTCACCGCGGTGGTTGTTCCGGGTGCCCGGCTGGTGCCTGATCGCCCTGGGTGCGGCCGGCTACACGGTGGCGCTGCCGGGCCTGCGGGTGCGCGGCGTCACCTTCGACGCCCACACGCTGCTCTTCGCCAGCCTCTGGATCATCTGCGGCTTCCAGTCGCTGCTGTTCGGGACGTTCGCCCGGATATACGGCCGGATCATCGGCCTGCTGCCCGGCGAACCGCCGGCGGCCGGCCGCCGGACCCGGACCCTGGAACGCGGCCTCCTGCTGAGTTCCGCCGCCGTGATGGCGGGCGTCCTGCTGCTGGGGTGGGCCATGCTGTACTGGTGGGAGACGGGCCTGGGGGCCCTGGACTACGCGAAGACCATGCGCTGGGTCATTCCCGGCTCGACGCTCACCGTGCTGGGATTTCAGGGCATCCTGGCGTCTTTTTTCATTGGTGTGCTGGAGTTGAAGCACCGATGA
- a CDS encoding class I SAM-dependent methyltransferase: MRQLPQTAEPDPFTDRYEADLCRGIGLSGESREFFARGRLGWLAVCLRARAHAAERFLDYGCGTGLAAALVRELLAVREYVGVDVSAEALAAARERHGGSAVSFIEIGCFQPAGDFDVVYCNGVFHHVPPGERPAAVRAIRNALRPGGLFALWENNPWSLSARWVMARIPFDREARMVYPAAARRLLRAAGLEIVSTHYLFIFPRFLSAARRLERTLSRWPLGAQYQVLARRPADESRAGGAA, encoded by the coding sequence ATGCGCCAGCTGCCACAGACAGCCGAGCCCGACCCGTTCACCGACCGTTATGAGGCGGACCTGTGCCGGGGCATCGGCCTGTCGGGCGAGTCCCGGGAGTTCTTCGCCCGCGGGCGCCTGGGTTGGCTGGCCGTCTGCCTGCGGGCCCGGGCGCACGCCGCGGAACGGTTTCTGGACTACGGCTGCGGGACCGGTCTGGCGGCGGCGCTGGTCCGCGAACTTCTGGCAGTGCGGGAGTACGTCGGCGTGGACGTGTCCGCCGAGGCGCTTGCCGCCGCCCGGGAGCGGCACGGCGGTTCCGCAGTCTCGTTCATCGAGATCGGTTGCTTCCAGCCGGCAGGGGACTTCGACGTCGTCTACTGCAACGGCGTGTTCCACCATGTGCCGCCCGGCGAGCGCCCGGCGGCGGTCCGGGCGATCCGGAACGCCCTCCGGCCGGGCGGGCTGTTCGCGCTGTGGGAAAACAACCCGTGGAGCCTGTCCGCCCGCTGGGTGATGGCCCGCATCCCCTTCGACCGGGAGGCGCGGATGGTCTACCCGGCGGCGGCGCGGCGACTGCTGCGCGCGGCCGGGCTCGAGATCGTGTCGACGCACTACCTCTTCATCTTTCCCCGGTTCCTGTCGGCTGCCCGGCGGCTGGAACGGACACTGTCCCGCTGGCCCCTGGGGGCACAGTACCAGGTGCTGGCCCGGCGGCCCGCCGATGAATCCCGCGCCGGAGGGGCGGCATGA
- a CDS encoding cysteine--tRNA ligase, with translation MLKFHNTLTGRLDEFQPLDPPRVKMYCCGPTVYNYAHIGNFRTFVFEDILNRYLRWRGYDVRYVMNVTDIDDKTIRDSAAAGMSLNAYTEKYTAAFFEDLAALRVLRPDVVCKATEHIPEMVALVEALAAKGYTYASDGSIYFKIGSFDDYGKLSKKDFGGIQSGARVDSDEYDKENARDFVLWKGRKEGEPYWETPFGPGRPGWHLECSAMSMKYLGESFDLHCGGADLVFPHHENEIAQSEGATGRPFVKYWLHSEYLIVNGEKMSKSKGNYFTLRDLLAKGYNPAAIRYLLLSVHYRKQLNFTEEGLRYAQASLDRIHDFVDTLRRKKLPAGESAEVAARCTAFRDAFQTGLDDDLNTSAALAALFDFIRDINRTLVEGRLAAGDRDRALAAVADADRVLDVLPGAATGGADAEVEALIAVRAAARARRDWAAADAARDKLKALGIVIKDTPEGTVWRRE, from the coding sequence GTGCTCAAGTTCCACAACACCCTGACCGGACGGCTGGACGAGTTCCAGCCCCTCGACCCGCCGCGGGTGAAGATGTACTGCTGCGGCCCCACGGTCTACAACTACGCCCACATCGGCAACTTCCGCACCTTCGTGTTCGAGGACATCCTCAACCGCTACCTGCGCTGGCGCGGCTACGACGTACGCTACGTCATGAACGTAACCGACATCGACGACAAAACCATCCGTGACAGCGCTGCCGCCGGGATGTCACTGAACGCGTACACCGAAAAATACACCGCCGCCTTTTTCGAGGATCTGGCGGCGCTGCGGGTGCTCCGGCCCGACGTGGTCTGCAAGGCCACGGAGCACATCCCCGAGATGGTGGCGTTGGTGGAGGCGCTGGCGGCCAAGGGGTACACCTACGCCAGCGACGGCTCGATCTACTTCAAGATCGGCAGCTTCGACGACTACGGCAAGCTGTCCAAGAAGGACTTCGGCGGCATTCAGTCGGGCGCCCGCGTGGACAGCGACGAGTACGACAAGGAAAACGCCCGCGACTTCGTCCTCTGGAAAGGGCGGAAAGAGGGCGAACCGTACTGGGAGACCCCCTTCGGCCCCGGCCGGCCCGGCTGGCACCTGGAGTGCTCGGCCATGAGCATGAAGTACCTGGGCGAGAGCTTCGACCTGCACTGCGGCGGCGCCGACCTGGTGTTCCCGCACCATGAGAACGAGATCGCCCAGAGCGAGGGCGCCACGGGGCGTCCCTTCGTCAAGTACTGGCTCCACAGCGAGTACCTCATCGTCAACGGCGAGAAGATGTCGAAGTCGAAGGGGAACTACTTCACCCTGCGCGATTTGCTGGCCAAGGGGTACAACCCGGCGGCCATCCGCTACCTGCTCCTGTCGGTGCACTACCGGAAGCAACTCAACTTCACCGAGGAGGGGCTGCGTTACGCCCAGGCGTCGCTGGACCGGATCCACGACTTCGTGGACACGCTCCGGCGCAAGAAGCTGCCCGCCGGCGAATCGGCCGAGGTGGCTGCGCGCTGCACCGCCTTCCGCGACGCCTTTCAGACCGGGCTGGACGACGATCTGAACACCTCGGCCGCCCTGGCCGCCCTGTTCGACTTCATCCGCGACATCAACCGGACGCTGGTTGAGGGCCGACTGGCCGCGGGCGACCGCGACCGGGCGCTCGCCGCCGTGGCCGACGCCGACCGGGTGCTGGACGTGCTCCCCGGCGCAGCGACCGGCGGCGCCGATGCCGAGGTCGAGGCGCTCATCGCCGTGCGCGCCGCGGCGCGCGCCCGCAGGGACTGGGCGGCCGCCGACGCCGCCCGCGACAAACTCAAGGCGCTCGGCATCGTCATCAAGGACACGCCCGAGGGGACGGTCTGGCGCCGGGAATGA
- a CDS encoding PAS domain-containing protein, whose product MQTHLDTRVRVAAEIDRLMARVNQLETVVAALGTDTTVGGIDPDLLEEALHAQERLAMAVESAGLAWWDHDFTTGRVVRSDNWARMLGYSPGDIDDHAAAWKELIHPDDRSAVEEAARRHESGEIPVFEVEHRLRTRDGSWRWILNWGRIVARGADGRPLRALGAQLDITRRKTAEMEKAELIGKLEKALAEIRTLRGIIPICASCKKIRDSSGAWNQLEQYIREHSEAEFSHGICPDCAAKLYPQLAGK is encoded by the coding sequence ATGCAGACCCATTTGGACACACGGGTGCGGGTGGCCGCGGAGATCGACCGGTTGATGGCGCGGGTGAATCAGCTTGAAACCGTGGTCGCGGCGCTCGGCACCGACACGACTGTCGGCGGTATCGATCCCGACCTGTTGGAAGAAGCGCTCCACGCGCAGGAGCGTCTGGCCATGGCCGTGGAGAGCGCGGGGCTGGCCTGGTGGGACCACGACTTCACCACCGGCCGGGTGGTGCGCAGCGACAACTGGGCGCGGATGCTGGGGTATTCACCCGGCGACATCGACGATCATGCCGCTGCGTGGAAGGAGCTGATCCACCCTGACGACCGGTCAGCTGTAGAAGAGGCGGCACGCCGCCACGAGAGCGGCGAGATTCCCGTGTTTGAGGTGGAACACCGGCTGCGCACCCGCGACGGCAGCTGGCGCTGGATCCTCAACTGGGGGCGCATCGTCGCCCGCGGCGCCGACGGCCGGCCGTTGCGGGCCCTGGGCGCCCAGCTGGACATCACCCGCCGCAAAACGGCCGAGATGGAAAAGGCTGAGCTCATCGGCAAGCTGGAGAAGGCGTTGGCCGAGATCCGCACCCTCCGGGGGATCATTCCCATCTGCGCCAGTTGCAAAAAAATCCGCGACTCCAGCGGCGCCTGGAACCAGTTGGAGCAGTACATTCGCGAACACTCCGAAGCCGAGTTCAGCCACGGCATTTGCCCCGACTGCGCCGCCAAGCTCTACCCGCAGCTGGCGGGGAAGTAG
- a CDS encoding glutamate--tRNA ligase: MSVRVRFAPSPTGNLHVGSARTAIFNWLFARHHGGTFVLRIEDTDQERNRPEYTRSILDGMRWLGLDWDEGPEAGGDHGPYFQSERLPLYREALARLRREGRAYPCFCSPERLEAVRQEQLAAKANPRYDGTCRSLSAAEAQARIDAGERYALRIRIEHDEPVTWEDRGKGTITFAPEMLDDLVIAKSDGFPTYNFAVVVDDVGMAITHVIRGEDHISNTPKQILIYRALGAPLPEFAHIPMILGADRSKMSKRHGATSVVEYEKAGFLAEAFFNFMTLLGWSPPDDSREIYSQQELVRLFTLDRVVAHGAIFDAEKLKWMNLQYIKALPPDDLYRRSMPFLEAIPGFPGPYGPAALRELVGLFRERMNTLAEITRHAEYFFQEPEAYDEKGLKNALKTPDLPAVGDALAARLATVEPFTHDPIEAAVRAVAEGRGIGAGKVIHPARLALSGRTEGPGLFELMAVLGRDRCVARLRAFLDRRPWESIQS; the protein is encoded by the coding sequence ATGAGCGTTCGCGTCCGATTCGCGCCGTCCCCCACCGGCAACCTCCATGTGGGCAGCGCCCGTACCGCCATCTTCAACTGGCTCTTCGCACGCCACCACGGCGGCACCTTCGTCTTGCGCATCGAGGATACCGACCAAGAGCGCAACCGCCCCGAGTACACCCGCTCCATCCTCGACGGCATGCGCTGGCTGGGTCTGGACTGGGACGAAGGCCCCGAGGCCGGCGGCGACCACGGTCCGTACTTTCAGTCGGAACGCCTGCCGCTGTACCGCGAGGCGCTGGCGCGGCTGCGGCGCGAGGGGCGCGCCTACCCGTGCTTCTGCTCCCCCGAGCGCCTTGAGGCGGTGCGCCAGGAGCAGCTCGCCGCCAAGGCGAACCCCCGCTACGACGGCACCTGTCGCTCCTTGAGCGCGGCCGAGGCTCAGGCCCGCATCGACGCCGGCGAGCGCTACGCGCTGCGCATCCGCATCGAGCACGACGAGCCGGTCACCTGGGAGGACCGCGGCAAGGGGACCATCACCTTCGCCCCCGAGATGCTCGACGACCTGGTGATCGCCAAGAGCGACGGATTCCCCACCTACAACTTCGCCGTGGTTGTGGACGACGTCGGGATGGCGATCACCCACGTCATCCGCGGCGAGGACCACATCTCCAACACACCAAAGCAGATCCTGATCTACCGGGCGCTGGGCGCGCCGCTGCCGGAATTCGCCCACATCCCCATGATCCTTGGCGCCGACCGTTCCAAGATGAGCAAGCGCCACGGCGCCACCAGCGTCGTGGAGTACGAGAAGGCCGGCTTCCTCGCCGAGGCGTTCTTCAACTTCATGACGCTGCTGGGTTGGTCGCCTCCCGACGACTCTCGCGAGATCTACAGCCAGCAGGAGCTGGTGCGCCTGTTCACGCTGGACCGCGTCGTGGCCCATGGCGCCATCTTCGACGCCGAGAAGCTGAAGTGGATGAACCTCCAGTACATCAAGGCGCTCCCACCCGACGACCTGTACCGGCGCTCGATGCCGTTTCTGGAGGCGATCCCCGGCTTCCCCGGTCCCTACGGCCCAGCGGCGCTCCGGGAACTGGTCGGCCTGTTCCGCGAGCGGATGAATACGCTCGCCGAGATCACCCGCCACGCCGAGTACTTCTTCCAGGAGCCCGAGGCATACGACGAGAAGGGGCTGAAGAACGCCCTCAAGACGCCGGACCTGCCGGCGGTGGGTGATGCGCTGGCCGCCCGGCTGGCCACTGTGGAGCCCTTCACCCACGACCCCATCGAGGCGGCGGTCCGCGCCGTGGCCGAGGGGCGCGGGATCGGGGCGGGGAAAGTGATCCACCCGGCGCGCCTGGCCCTGAGCGGCCGCACCGAAGGGCCGGGCCTGTTCGAGCTGATGGCCGTGCTGGGACGCGACCGCTGTGTGGCGCGCCTCCGGGCGTTTCTCGACCGCCGGCCGTGGGAATCGATCCAAAGTTGA